One window of the Thermodesulfomicrobium sp. WS genome contains the following:
- the hemC gene encoding hydroxymethylbilane synthase has protein sequence MQTMRIATRGSQLALWQARHIQGRLEERYPGLRVELVVIKTRGDKILDVPLAKVGGKGLFVKEIEDALLAGAADMAVHSMKDVPAELPQGLKIGVIPQREQPTDTLLSVHYAGLDALPSGARVGTSSLRRQTQLLAVRPDLNVVSLRGNLDTRVRKLHEGAFDAIVVATAGLRRLGLSAPHAEELAPPRFYPAVAQGALGIEYRTDRPDLDELLGFLDHPASRVCVEAERAFLFALDGGCQVPIAGHALLDDAGRTVHLTGLVADLSGETIIVRSGTAKLKDAAALGASVAQEVLGAGGRAILEAVYRQDA, from the coding sequence ATGCAGACCATGCGTATTGCCACCCGCGGCAGCCAACTGGCCTTATGGCAGGCCCGGCATATCCAGGGCCGCTTGGAAGAGCGTTACCCCGGATTGCGGGTGGAGCTTGTGGTGATCAAGACCCGCGGGGACAAGATCTTGGATGTGCCGCTGGCCAAGGTCGGCGGCAAGGGCCTTTTCGTCAAAGAGATCGAAGACGCGCTCCTGGCAGGCGCGGCGGACATGGCCGTGCATTCGATGAAGGACGTGCCGGCCGAGCTGCCCCAAGGCCTGAAGATCGGCGTTATCCCGCAGCGGGAGCAGCCGACGGACACCTTGCTTTCCGTGCACTATGCCGGGCTGGACGCCCTGCCTTCCGGTGCCCGGGTGGGCACGAGCAGCTTGCGCCGCCAGACCCAGCTCTTGGCGGTGCGTCCGGACCTGAACGTGGTCTCCTTGCGGGGCAATCTCGATACCCGGGTGCGCAAACTCCACGAGGGCGCCTTTGACGCCATCGTGGTGGCTACAGCGGGCTTGCGCCGCCTTGGCCTTTCCGCGCCACACGCCGAGGAGCTTGCCCCGCCGCGCTTCTACCCGGCAGTGGCCCAGGGGGCGCTCGGCATCGAGTACCGCACTGACCGCCCGGATTTGGACGAACTCTTGGGCTTTCTCGATCATCCTGCCTCCCGGGTGTGTGTGGAGGCGGAGCGGGCCTTTTTGTTCGCCCTCGACGGCGGCTGCCAGGTGCCCATCGCCGGCCATGCGCTGCTCGACGATGCGGGCCGGACAGTGCATCTCACCGGTCTGGTGGCGGACCTTTCTGGAGAAACCATCATTGTGCGCAGCGGCACGGCCAAACTCAAGGACGCCGCGGCGCTGGGCGCTTCGGTGGCCCAGGAAGTGCTCGGCGCCGGAGGGCGCGCCATCCTGGAGGCGGTATACCGCCAGGATGCGTGA
- a CDS encoding efflux transporter outer membrane subunit → MRTLTLAVMLVLLTSCISMAPKRERPQLPGPDVWPQADSHAPLQGWAEFFPDPALQILIRTALSNSRSLRQTVAAMEQARAQWNITQANRLPHIELSAETETTRRPADLRAGASGVDRSWSVATSITAFELDFFGRVRNLHEAALEDYLATEEAHRAAHIALIAQIARTYLRLAANREELALTTDILHNREATLRLTQSQVEHGIATEQDLVLAEESVAAVQAEVARIHAQVAQDQNALAVLVGVPVHELHLPAQRIEDVHMATRPAPGLPSDLLTRRPDILAAEHQLWAAGARVGAARAALFPKISLTSALGLASTELTALWSGAQRTWTVLPQMTLPIFDAGATAAGVAAAEAEQRLRLAQYEEAIQKAFQEVADALASVESTHAQIQAQIHRVASTARLRELVAFRAETGLESAFAVHDAERTFLEASQSLLAARLGHKLAMIDLYAALGGGWEETTTPSIPEPTSQPGS, encoded by the coding sequence ATGCGAACGCTAACCCTCGCCGTCATGCTGGTCCTGCTGACCAGCTGCATCTCCATGGCCCCCAAACGGGAGCGGCCCCAGCTTCCTGGACCGGACGTGTGGCCGCAGGCCGACTCCCATGCTCCACTCCAAGGATGGGCCGAATTCTTTCCAGATCCGGCGCTGCAAATCCTCATCCGCACGGCCCTCTCCAACAGCCGAAGTCTGCGCCAGACCGTTGCCGCCATGGAACAAGCACGGGCCCAATGGAACATCACCCAAGCGAATAGGCTCCCGCACATCGAACTCTCGGCAGAGACCGAAACCACGCGCCGACCCGCAGATCTGCGCGCAGGAGCCAGTGGTGTAGACCGCTCCTGGAGTGTGGCCACGAGCATCACCGCTTTCGAGCTGGACTTCTTTGGCCGGGTACGCAATCTGCATGAAGCAGCATTGGAAGACTACCTGGCCACCGAGGAAGCCCACCGTGCGGCCCACATCGCCCTCATTGCACAAATCGCCCGCACCTATCTCCGTCTGGCGGCCAACCGGGAAGAACTCGCCCTCACCACCGACATCCTGCACAACCGCGAGGCCACGCTGCGCCTTACCCAATCCCAAGTAGAGCACGGCATCGCCACAGAGCAGGACCTGGTGCTCGCCGAAGAATCCGTGGCAGCGGTCCAGGCCGAAGTGGCGCGCATCCACGCCCAAGTGGCACAAGACCAAAATGCCCTGGCCGTGCTCGTCGGTGTGCCGGTGCACGAACTCCACCTGCCTGCGCAGCGCATCGAGGATGTCCATATGGCCACACGCCCCGCCCCGGGCCTGCCTTCGGACCTCCTCACTCGCCGCCCCGACATCCTTGCGGCCGAACACCAGCTTTGGGCCGCAGGGGCACGTGTCGGTGCCGCCCGCGCTGCCCTCTTCCCCAAAATCAGTCTTACCAGCGCCCTTGGGCTCGCCAGCACCGAACTCACTGCATTGTGGAGTGGAGCCCAACGGACCTGGACCGTGCTCCCACAGATGACTCTTCCCATCTTCGATGCCGGTGCCACAGCAGCGGGGGTTGCCGCCGCCGAGGCGGAGCAACGCCTGCGCCTGGCGCAGTACGAAGAAGCCATCCAAAAAGCGTTTCAAGAAGTGGCCGATGCCCTCGCCAGCGTGGAAAGCACGCATGCCCAGATCCAGGCCCAGATCCACCGCGTAGCCAGTACCGCCCGACTGCGAGAGCTTGTGGCCTTTCGGGCCGAGACAGGACTGGAGAGCGCCTTTGCCGTGCACGACGCAGAACGCACCTTCCTCGAAGCCAGCCAAAGCCTCCTTGCCGCCCGGCTGGGCCACAAGCTGGCCATGATTGATCTCTACGCCGCCCTCGGCGGAGGCTGGGAGGAGACCACCACACCCAGTATTCCAGAACCAACGTCGCAACCAGGCTCCTGA